In Clostridium thermosuccinogenes, the genomic stretch CGTTGTGTAGGCCTCTGTACCCGTGTCCATCCATACCCGCGGTAATAGTAGCTGTTATGGTAACAATCTTGCTGCCTTAAATATAGCTCAGTCTGGTGACTGTTCCATCAACAGCGATTATGTTTGTATCGCTGGATGCCCATGTAATTTTGCTCCTATTTTCTCCAACAATGGGAAGACTTAAGTGACTTATAATATTATTCAAGGAGCTGTTCCCGTTAAGAATCAGAACATCCGTTAGCCATGCGGCATCGGCATCAACCTTTTCCTGAGCGCTTTGTTCAAGCTTTTTCACTGTGATGATGAATGTCTTTTCGACGGTGGTCGAATCCTTCCGAATGGTCGCCGTTAGTAAAACAACCTTATCACCTTCGATATATGCTGGTCTGGTTACCTTACCGGTGTCATCCAAAACTTCAGGATTGTCCGATGCCTAGCTAATGGTGGTTCCGCTTGGGCTTCTATAGGAAGGATCAAGTTCTCATAAACATCATCCAGAGGTCCGTTTACTTCCGTTATATATGTTGTCAGCCAGGAAAGATCCAAATTCACTGATTCTGACTCTGTTGCATCCAGGGCCTTTACGATCACTGTAAAGGTTTTGTGACAGTGGAGCTTTTTGATAAGGTAGCTGTCAGCGTAACAGCTTTGTCACCCGAAGCATAATCAGGTCTTGTAACACTGCCTGACGCATCCACAACAGCTTCATTGCCGGATTCCCAGTGAATATCGCTTCTCATTGGTTCTTTATTTAGAAGACTTAAATTGCAAAGAATATTATTGTATGCTGTGTTTCCATTTAGTATTTTCTCAATCGTCAGCCACTCTGCGTCCAGGTTGAGAATTTCATCATCCGTTGGTTCAGCAGCTTTTTCTATAATTATGAAGGTTTTTGTAGCAGATGCTCCGTTACTGATTACTGCAGTCAGGGTAATACTCTGATCCCCCAAGGTATATGACGGTCTTATCACCGTTTCGTCGGTCATTATAACATCTGAATTTGTCGATGACCAACTAATGGTGCTCCCATTGGGACCAACGGCAGGAAGGCTCAAATCCCAGGTTACATTATCCAGTGCAGTGTTTCCGTATAATATGATTTCATCGGACAGCCAGGCATTATCAGCAGCAAGCTTTTCTGCATCTGTCTGCTCAATTCTGATAACTTTCACAATGAATTCTTTTGTTTTAGTCAAGGAGTCTATGCTAAGTGTTGCTGTTAGAGTTACTGCTTTATCGCCATCGGCATATAACGGTCTATATACAGTGCCATCAATACTTACAACAGCTTCATCGCTGGATTGCCAGCTGATGATGCTTCCGTCTTA encodes the following:
- a CDS encoding immunoglobulin-like domain-containing protein, which translates into the protein MKKLEQSAQEKVDADAAWLTDVLILNGNSSLNNIISHLSLPIVGENRSKITWASSDTNIIAVDGTVTRLSYI
- a CDS encoding immunoglobulin-like domain-containing protein; amino-acid sequence: MISWQSSDEAVVSIDGTVYRPLYADGDKAVTLTATLSIDSLTKTKEFIVKVIRIEQTDAEKLAADNAWLSDEIILYGNTALDNVTWDLSLPAVGPNGSTISWSSTNSDVIMTDETVIRPSYTLGDQSITLTAVISNGASATKTFIIIEKAAEPTDDEILNLDAEWLTIEKILNGNTAYNNILCNLSLLNKEPMRSDIHWESGNEAVVDASGSVTRPDYASGDKAVTLTATLSKSSTVTKPLQ